In one Arenibacter antarcticus genomic region, the following are encoded:
- a CDS encoding NAD(P)/FAD-dependent oxidoreductase gives MTQTPKNIAIIGSGLVGSLLAIYLRKLGHHITVYDRRRDIRNVEFSGRSINLAMSNRGWKALREVGIEDHIKELGIPMDKRAIHLVGQPEYYQKYGKEKEAIWSISRGVLNRKMIDLAEAEGAVFRFEEKVWDVDLVEAKIYTGATEKGRWEEYAYDIVFGCDGAFSRVRHKMQRRSRFDYSQDFIDVGYKELTIPANEDGTHKLDKYSFHIWPRGKFMFIAMPNLDGSFTCTLFLPFEGDISFEKLRTKEEVKKFFNSYFPSVSQAIEDLSSDFLKNPTSALVTMKCYPWTYMDKVALVGDSAHAVVPFYGQGMNAGFEDIYALNKIIGQYGDDWLSIFKEYQTERKPNADAIAELSYRNFMEMSSMTADPRFILQKKIEKRFSQKHPEKWIPVYSRVTFSERSYVEALAYGDAQEEVMAQIMRTPNIEEVWESEEVEQKILELISKSKSL, from the coding sequence ATGACACAAACTCCGAAAAATATTGCAATTATCGGTTCTGGATTAGTAGGTTCTTTATTGGCAATATATCTTAGGAAATTAGGACATCATATAACGGTTTATGACAGACGACGGGATATCAGAAATGTTGAATTTTCTGGCCGGTCTATAAACTTGGCGATGAGCAACCGAGGCTGGAAGGCATTGCGGGAAGTGGGGATCGAAGATCATATAAAGGAATTGGGAATCCCCATGGATAAACGTGCCATCCACCTTGTGGGGCAGCCAGAATACTATCAAAAATACGGCAAGGAAAAGGAAGCTATTTGGTCTATATCTCGTGGGGTGTTAAATAGAAAAATGATCGATCTAGCGGAAGCTGAAGGTGCTGTTTTTCGCTTTGAGGAAAAAGTATGGGACGTAGATCTGGTGGAGGCGAAAATTTATACCGGTGCAACGGAAAAAGGAAGATGGGAAGAGTATGCCTACGATATTGTATTTGGATGTGATGGTGCCTTTTCTAGGGTTCGCCATAAAATGCAACGAAGAAGTAGGTTTGATTATTCCCAAGATTTTATAGATGTGGGATACAAGGAGCTTACCATACCTGCAAATGAGGACGGTACGCATAAATTGGATAAATATTCTTTTCATATTTGGCCTAGAGGAAAGTTTATGTTCATAGCTATGCCCAACCTAGACGGTAGTTTTACCTGTACGCTTTTTCTGCCCTTTGAAGGGGATATCTCATTTGAAAAACTAAGGACCAAGGAGGAGGTGAAAAAGTTTTTTAATAGCTATTTCCCCAGTGTTTCCCAAGCAATAGAAGATTTGTCTTCAGACTTTTTAAAAAATCCTACCTCTGCCTTAGTAACCATGAAATGCTATCCATGGACCTATATGGATAAGGTGGCCTTAGTGGGTGATTCTGCGCATGCTGTTGTGCCATTTTACGGACAGGGTATGAATGCTGGCTTTGAGGACATATATGCCCTAAACAAGATCATAGGCCAATACGGGGATGACTGGTTGAGTATTTTCAAGGAATATCAAACGGAACGCAAGCCCAATGCGGATGCTATTGCCGAGCTCAGTTATCGCAATTTCATGGAAATGAGCAGTATGACCGCAGATCCCAGGTTTATTTTGCAAAAGAAGATAGAAAAGCGATTCTCTCAAAAACATCCCGAGAAATGGATTCCGGTATATTCTAGGGTAACTTTTTCAGAACGATCTTATGTAGAAGCCTTGGCCTATGGCGATGCCCAAGAAGAAGTAATGGCGCAGATTATGAGAACCCCCAATATAGAAGAGGTCTGGGAAAGCGAAGAGGTAGAGCAAAAAATATTGGAGCTTATATCCAAATCAAAAAGTCTATAA
- a CDS encoding zinc ribbon domain-containing protein, with protein MATKTEATVEEKLRALYDLQLIDSRVDEIRNVRGELPLEVEDLEDEVLGLKTRLDKLKTDVETINYEITAKKNLIDEAKVLMKKYAEQQKNVRNSREFNSLSKEVEFQELEIQLAEKNIKEFKLQIEQKKLVVSTTKERLSERDAHLKHKKSELSAILAETEKEEKALLTKSEEYQTQIEERLVKAYKRIRNNVKNGLAVVPIERGASGGSFFTIPPQVQVEIASRKKIITDEHSGRILIDPVLAEEQQEKMRKLFSKL; from the coding sequence ATGGCAACAAAGACAGAAGCAACAGTAGAAGAAAAGTTAAGAGCGTTATATGATTTGCAATTAATAGATTCTAGAGTTGATGAGATTAGAAATGTAAGGGGCGAATTGCCTCTTGAAGTAGAAGATTTGGAAGATGAGGTGCTTGGCCTTAAAACAAGATTGGATAAGCTTAAGACTGATGTTGAAACCATCAACTACGAAATAACTGCCAAAAAGAACCTTATTGACGAAGCTAAAGTATTGATGAAAAAATATGCTGAGCAACAAAAAAACGTTCGTAACAGCAGGGAATTTAACTCTCTTTCGAAAGAGGTAGAGTTTCAGGAGCTAGAAATACAATTGGCTGAAAAAAACATAAAGGAATTTAAGTTACAGATAGAGCAGAAGAAACTTGTTGTATCCACTACAAAAGAACGTTTAAGCGAAAGGGATGCCCATCTAAAGCATAAGAAGAGTGAGTTGAGTGCTATTTTAGCCGAAACTGAAAAGGAAGAGAAAGCACTTTTGACGAAATCGGAAGAGTATCAAACCCAAATAGAAGAGCGTTTGGTTAAAGCATATAAGCGAATCAGAAATAATGTAAAAAACGGCTTGGCAGTAGTTCCTATCGAAAGAGGTGCTTCTGGAGGGTCTTTCTTTACTATCCCACCACAGGTTCAGGTAGAAATTGCTTCTCGCAAAAAAATTATCACCGACGAGCACAGTGGAAGAATTTTAATAGATCCTGTTTTGGCTGAAGAGCAACAGGAGAAAATGAGAAAATTGTTCTCAAAACTGTAA
- a CDS encoding Nif3-like dinuclear metal center hexameric protein produces the protein MIIKEVLDILEELAPLGYAEDFDNVGLLVGEANTPVTGILVTLDTLENVVDEAINKNCNLIVSFHPIIFSGLKKITGANYVERVVLKAIRHGIAIYSMHTALDNSNKGVNAKICEILELKQARILIPKQGTIKKLSTYIPQANAEQLRVALYAAGAGHIGNYSNCSFSVEGTGSYKANPDANPHLGKIGETHYEQETQINITYTKSNEAKILAALFNNHPYEEVAYEIQTLDNYNQHIGMGMYGNLEKPLTEEVFFDIIKEKMNVSCIRHSQFSGKKISKVAVLGGSGSFAISAAKAVNADVFITSDLKYHQFYEAEGKILLADIGHYETEQFTKNLIVDYLTKKIPNFAVSLSESLTNPIKYF, from the coding sequence ATGATTATAAAAGAAGTTTTAGACATCCTGGAAGAGCTGGCCCCTTTAGGTTACGCCGAAGATTTTGACAATGTTGGGCTTTTGGTAGGAGAAGCTAATACCCCTGTAACCGGAATCCTAGTAACCTTAGATACCTTGGAGAACGTTGTAGACGAAGCCATAAATAAAAACTGCAACTTAATAGTAAGCTTCCATCCCATTATTTTTAGTGGGCTTAAAAAGATTACGGGCGCTAACTATGTAGAGCGTGTAGTTCTAAAAGCAATACGTCACGGTATAGCGATCTACAGTATGCATACCGCTTTGGACAACAGCAACAAAGGGGTAAATGCTAAAATTTGTGAAATTTTAGAATTAAAGCAAGCGCGTATTTTGATCCCTAAACAAGGCACTATCAAAAAATTGAGCACCTATATTCCCCAAGCCAACGCAGAACAGCTCAGGGTAGCGCTTTACGCGGCCGGTGCAGGACATATTGGCAATTATAGCAATTGCAGTTTTTCCGTGGAAGGTACAGGGAGCTATAAAGCCAACCCGGATGCCAATCCCCATTTGGGAAAAATTGGTGAGACCCACTATGAGCAGGAAACCCAAATAAATATAACCTACACCAAATCGAATGAAGCCAAAATATTAGCTGCTCTTTTTAACAATCACCCCTATGAAGAGGTAGCCTATGAGATCCAAACCTTGGATAATTATAATCAACATATTGGCATGGGAATGTATGGGAATTTGGAGAAACCACTCACCGAGGAAGTTTTTTTCGACATTATTAAGGAAAAAATGAATGTAAGCTGTATTCGCCACTCTCAATTTTCAGGAAAAAAAATCAGTAAAGTTGCAGTATTGGGAGGAAGTGGCTCTTTTGCCATATCTGCCGCAAAGGCCGTAAATGCTGATGTTTTCATCACTTCTGATCTGAAATATCACCAATTTTATGAAGCTGAAGGCAAAATTCTTTTGGCAGATATTGGCCACTATGAAACTGAGCAGTTTACAAAAAATCTCATAGTTGACTATCTTACGAAAAAAATTCCTAATTTTGCAGTCTCTTTATCGGAGAGTTTAACAAATCCCATCAAGTATTTTTAA
- the lpxK gene encoding tetraacyldisaccharide 4'-kinase, producing MQLLRKLVFPLSLIYAFIVYLRNFLYDHKILGGKSFATKTICVGNLSVGGTGKTPMIEFLISNLMDSKKIAVLSRGYGRKSKGFILAGPQVKVEELGDEPYQISTKFPKISVAVDVDRQHGIVALENAVAPDVILLDDAFQHRKVRCEHYILLTAYGQLYVDDWYLPTGNLRDSKGEAKRANIIVVTKCPRNISDAEQKDICVKLKPKSRQKVLFSYLEYDTALKGGPMQLTLEELKNKKITLVTGIADPSPLVNYLLESGLELEHLSYSDHHFFSKKEIDIFSKKELILTTEKDFVRLSGKIEQLYFVGIKHVFLGNGKEVLMGDLV from the coding sequence ATGCAGCTACTACGAAAATTAGTTTTTCCCCTATCATTGATTTACGCATTCATTGTGTATTTGCGAAACTTTCTATATGATCATAAAATATTGGGAGGCAAGTCGTTCGCTACCAAGACGATCTGTGTAGGCAATCTAAGTGTGGGCGGTACCGGGAAAACCCCTATGATCGAATTTTTAATTTCCAATTTAATGGATTCAAAAAAGATAGCGGTCTTAAGTAGGGGTTATGGAAGAAAATCTAAAGGATTTATATTGGCAGGGCCGCAGGTTAAGGTAGAGGAATTGGGGGATGAGCCTTATCAGATCTCTACAAAATTCCCGAAAATTTCCGTAGCCGTTGATGTGGATAGGCAACATGGAATAGTGGCCTTAGAAAATGCTGTGGCTCCCGATGTTATTTTGTTGGACGATGCCTTTCAACATAGAAAAGTGAGGTGTGAACATTATATTTTGCTAACCGCTTATGGTCAATTATATGTGGACGACTGGTATTTGCCTACTGGAAATCTCCGTGATAGTAAGGGAGAGGCCAAGCGTGCCAATATAATTGTTGTTACCAAATGTCCAAGAAATATATCCGATGCAGAGCAAAAAGACATTTGTGTAAAGTTAAAGCCTAAAAGTAGGCAAAAGGTGTTGTTTAGTTATTTGGAATATGACACCGCTCTAAAGGGAGGTCCCATGCAACTAACCTTGGAGGAACTGAAGAATAAAAAAATAACCTTGGTGACTGGGATTGCCGATCCCTCACCCTTGGTGAATTATTTGCTGGAAAGCGGATTGGAGTTGGAACATTTGTCGTATTCGGATCATCATTTTTTCAGCAAAAAGGAGATTGATATATTCAGTAAAAAGGAGCTTATCCTTACTACGGAGAAAGACTTCGTACGGTTGTCTGGGAAAATTGAACAGTTGTATTTTGTAGGGATCAAGCATGTGTTCTTGGGCAATGGAAAGGAAGTGCTTATGGGAGACTTAGTGTAA
- a CDS encoding ATP-binding protein yields the protein MILVYNYGQSQENTVSATDVDVLFEKARNYRNQNKIDLALEYLNAAMDIAAREKNNKTLIDCYHQFSIIYLKLDRDDTAEFYWDRSKSLLKDISYPYGNAVHKYIEAIIAFRGGKNFLAISMLNEAKQINNDRNLLNNILFIEGNIFLKLEKFSSAQKNFNSLIVNTDIYEQAYLTTNSYLKLAELHLISTTLEASILDAESALKLAKSNGFYAEELRAYEILTNASTQLGQYESALTYNKNTVKIKDSVFNVEKIIAESKTADKIQTNFMKDEIARQEEIITELSQSKSRSEITAILTSAFLTVISILAISLYRNNQIKLRTNDLLQTKNSELQVARDAAVKAMEAKTNFLSTVSHELRTPLYAVTGLTHLLLEENPSANQKEHLKSLKFSGDYLLNFINDILQINKIDAEKLEALKIDFNLKKILSEVIFSLQQGAKTNKTKIVLQYDDSIPSHLLGDPLKLSQIFINLIGNSIKFTKNGEVTVITKLIEKVNENVNIYCEVKDTGIGIEKERQQTIFDSFEQGSIQINREYGGSGLGLTIVKSLLSLFGSKIGLKSELGMGSSFFFNLELKSKSDLVEYITYETPAQTYDFTGLHLLVVEDNKINQVITKKMLDKKKITCDIANNGLEAVAMVRKTHYDGILMDIHMPGISGEEATIEIRKFNRLVPIIALTAISLDDSLESFYAAGCNDVVTKPFKPEVFYRKIGENIFDIKKPKTTA from the coding sequence ATGATATTGGTATATAACTATGGGCAATCTCAAGAAAATACAGTTTCCGCTACAGATGTGGATGTGCTTTTTGAAAAAGCTAGGAATTATAGAAACCAAAATAAAATAGACCTAGCCCTTGAATACCTCAATGCGGCCATGGATATAGCCGCACGGGAAAAAAATAACAAGACACTTATAGATTGCTATCATCAATTTTCCATTATTTACCTAAAGTTAGATAGGGACGATACGGCAGAATTCTATTGGGACAGATCCAAATCCTTGTTAAAAGATATTTCCTACCCATATGGCAACGCCGTTCACAAATACATAGAAGCCATTATTGCTTTCCGTGGTGGAAAAAATTTCCTGGCCATTTCTATGCTGAACGAGGCCAAACAAATAAACAACGACCGAAATTTATTGAACAACATCTTGTTTATTGAAGGTAACATATTTTTAAAATTGGAGAAATTTTCAAGCGCCCAGAAAAACTTCAACTCGCTTATAGTAAATACGGATATTTATGAGCAGGCATACCTAACCACCAATTCCTACCTAAAGCTGGCGGAGCTACATTTAATTTCCACAACTTTGGAAGCAAGTATTTTAGATGCGGAGAGCGCATTAAAACTAGCAAAATCCAACGGATTTTATGCCGAAGAATTGAGGGCCTACGAAATACTTACAAATGCAAGCACCCAACTTGGCCAATATGAATCTGCTTTGACCTATAACAAGAATACCGTTAAAATAAAAGATTCTGTTTTCAATGTCGAAAAGATTATTGCCGAAAGTAAAACCGCCGACAAGATCCAGACTAATTTCATGAAGGATGAAATAGCACGACAAGAGGAAATAATCACTGAACTCAGTCAATCTAAAAGTAGATCAGAGATCACGGCAATACTAACCTCAGCTTTTTTAACCGTAATCTCTATCCTTGCAATTTCCCTTTATCGGAACAATCAAATTAAGTTGAGGACCAACGACCTGTTGCAGACCAAGAACAGTGAATTGCAAGTGGCACGCGATGCAGCGGTAAAGGCTATGGAAGCAAAGACCAACTTTCTATCTACCGTTAGCCATGAGCTTAGAACACCACTCTATGCGGTAACAGGATTAACCCACCTATTGTTGGAAGAAAATCCAAGCGCCAATCAAAAAGAGCATTTAAAATCCTTGAAATTCTCCGGAGATTATCTTTTAAATTTTATCAATGATATTTTACAGATTAATAAAATTGACGCAGAAAAACTGGAAGCGCTCAAGATCGATTTCAACCTTAAAAAAATACTTTCAGAGGTGATTTTTTCCTTACAACAAGGTGCTAAGACAAATAAAACAAAGATTGTTTTACAATATGATGATTCTATTCCGTCCCATTTATTGGGAGACCCTTTGAAATTATCACAGATATTCATCAATCTTATCGGAAATAGCATAAAATTCACTAAAAACGGCGAGGTGACCGTTATCACTAAACTGATCGAGAAAGTAAACGAAAATGTCAATATATATTGTGAAGTAAAAGATACTGGTATTGGCATCGAAAAAGAACGTCAGCAAACCATTTTTGACAGTTTTGAACAGGGATCCATTCAGATCAACAGGGAATATGGGGGTAGTGGATTGGGACTTACTATTGTTAAAAGTCTATTAAGTCTTTTTGGAAGTAAAATTGGGCTAAAAAGTGAATTGGGCATGGGGAGTTCTTTCTTCTTTAATTTGGAATTAAAAAGCAAGAGCGACCTTGTTGAGTACATTACTTACGAAACACCTGCCCAGACCTACGACTTTACCGGGTTACACCTTTTGGTGGTAGAGGATAACAAAATTAACCAGGTAATTACCAAGAAGATGTTAGACAAAAAGAAAATTACCTGTGACATTGCTAATAATGGCCTTGAAGCCGTGGCCATGGTACGTAAAACCCATTACGACGGAATCCTTATGGATATCCATATGCCCGGAATTAGCGGTGAGGAAGCGACCATAGAAATAAGAAAATTCAACAGATTGGTACCGATTATTGCACTCACCGCCATTTCATTGGATGACAGTTTGGAAAGTTTCTACGCTGCAGGTTGTAACGATGTGGTGACCAAACCTTTTAAGCCAGAAGTTTTTTACCGAAAAATAGGGGAAAATATTTTCGATATAAAGAAACCCAAAACTACGGCTTAG
- the gap gene encoding type I glyceraldehyde-3-phosphate dehydrogenase, translated as MKQTTIGINGFGRIGRTLFRLLAQQPHLKVVAVNDLADAPTLAHLLKYDSIHGVFPLEVTHSENCIIVNGTEVALLNHNSPKDIPWADHKVDIVVEATGRFKDSLILEHHLKNGAKKVILSVPPSDDEIKMVVYGINHETLNKTDHIISNASCTTNNAAPMIKVIQDLCGIEQAYITTIHSYTSDQSLHDQPHKDLRRARAASQSIIPTTTGAAKALTKIFPELSNVIGGCGIRVPVPNGSLTDITFNVKRATSIEEINDAFSRISQNQLKNILYYTKDPIVSIDINNSSYSCTFDSLMTSVIGKMVKIIGWYDNETGYSSRIVDLINYLTDKEYV; from the coding sequence ATGAAGCAGACAACTATTGGCATAAACGGTTTCGGCAGAATTGGTCGGACCTTATTTAGGCTTCTTGCCCAACAACCACACTTAAAGGTGGTTGCAGTAAACGATTTGGCCGATGCACCTACCTTGGCCCACTTATTAAAATACGATAGCATTCACGGGGTATTTCCCTTAGAGGTCACCCATAGTGAGAATTGTATTATAGTAAACGGCACAGAAGTGGCCCTATTAAACCATAACTCGCCAAAAGACATTCCTTGGGCCGATCATAAGGTAGATATAGTTGTGGAAGCAACTGGTAGATTTAAGGACAGCCTCATTTTAGAGCACCACCTAAAAAACGGGGCAAAAAAGGTAATCCTATCCGTACCACCTTCTGACGATGAAATTAAGATGGTAGTGTACGGGATCAACCACGAGACCTTGAATAAAACAGACCATATCATTTCTAATGCCTCTTGTACGACCAACAATGCGGCCCCGATGATAAAGGTGATCCAGGATCTCTGTGGGATAGAACAGGCGTATATCACCACCATTCATTCCTACACTAGCGACCAGAGCCTTCACGACCAACCCCACAAAGATTTAAGAAGAGCAAGAGCAGCTTCACAATCTATTATACCCACCACCACCGGTGCAGCCAAAGCCCTTACTAAAATATTCCCGGAACTTTCAAATGTGATAGGAGGCTGCGGAATTCGCGTTCCCGTCCCAAATGGATCTCTTACAGACATCACATTCAACGTAAAGAGAGCGACTAGTATAGAAGAAATTAACGATGCATTTTCGCGAATTTCGCAAAACCAACTTAAAAATATCTTATATTACACAAAAGACCCAATTGTTTCTATTGACATAAACAATAGTTCTTACTCCTGTACGTTTGACTCTTTGATGACTTCTGTTATTGGCAAAATGGTGAAAATCATAGGATGGTATGACAATGAGACCGGCTACAGTAGCAGAATTGTGGATTTAATTAATTACTTAACAGATAAAGAATACGTTTGA
- the lipA gene encoding lipoyl synthase: protein MSTETIDSVIPPKGKPKWLRVKLPTGKKYTQLRQLVDKYNLNTICTSGSCPNMGECWGEGTATFMILGNICTRSCGFCGVKTGRPVDVDWEEPEKVARSIKLMEIKHAVITSVDRDDLKDMGSIIWAETVKAIRRMNPTTTLETLIPDFQGIETHINRVIAVGPEVISHNMETVKRLTREVRIQAKYERSLGVLAYLKKNGAHRTKSGIMLGLGEMEDEVITTMKDLRAADVDVVTIGQYLQPSKRHLPVKEFILPEQFKKYEEIGLELGFRHVESGALVRSSYKAHKHIL from the coding sequence ATGAGCACAGAAACTATAGATAGCGTAATTCCTCCAAAAGGCAAGCCAAAATGGTTAAGAGTTAAATTACCCACAGGAAAAAAATACACCCAATTAAGGCAGTTGGTAGACAAATACAACCTTAATACTATTTGCACCTCTGGCAGTTGCCCCAATATGGGGGAATGTTGGGGAGAAGGCACCGCTACTTTCATGATTTTAGGGAATATCTGCACACGATCATGTGGGTTCTGCGGTGTAAAAACTGGCAGACCAGTGGACGTAGATTGGGAGGAACCAGAGAAAGTAGCAAGGTCTATTAAATTAATGGAGATCAAACATGCCGTGATTACCTCTGTGGATCGGGACGATTTAAAGGACATGGGATCTATCATCTGGGCAGAGACGGTTAAGGCCATTAGAAGGATGAACCCTACCACTACCCTAGAAACACTTATTCCGGATTTTCAGGGTATAGAAACCCATATAAACCGCGTGATAGCAGTTGGGCCAGAAGTTATTTCACACAATATGGAAACCGTTAAAAGGTTAACTAGAGAGGTCCGTATCCAAGCAAAATATGAGCGTAGTTTAGGAGTACTTGCCTATTTGAAGAAAAATGGGGCACACCGTACCAAATCTGGAATTATGTTGGGATTAGGAGAGATGGAGGACGAGGTCATCACAACCATGAAAGACCTTAGGGCCGCCGATGTGGATGTAGTTACAATAGGACAGTATCTACAGCCCTCCAAAAGACATTTACCGGTAAAGGAATTTATCTTGCCAGAGCAATTTAAGAAATATGAAGAAATTGGTTTGGAATTAGGATTTAGGCATGTAGAAAGTGGCGCATTGGTACGATCTTCGTACAAAGCCCACAAACATATCTTGTAG
- a CDS encoding RNA polymerase sigma factor, translating into MEKTEEPLLTLIEKAKLGNQIAFSALLNCFWNDVYGFQLIRTKNENDAEDITIQTFSRAFDKIHTFDSSYEFKTWLIAISKNLHVDLIRKSKKNVLQSSDGSNNEAIKKVLDDAPSPEDSLITEQNLVALLGYIKKLKPHYQEVINLRYFQELTYAEIAEKTGEPINNVKVKLLRAKKLLAEIIKNQN; encoded by the coding sequence TTGGAAAAGACCGAAGAACCGCTCCTTACCCTTATTGAAAAGGCTAAATTAGGCAACCAGATAGCCTTCAGCGCCTTGTTGAATTGTTTTTGGAACGACGTGTATGGGTTTCAATTGATTAGGACCAAGAATGAAAACGATGCCGAGGATATTACTATACAGACCTTTTCCAGGGCTTTTGACAAGATCCATACCTTTGACAGCTCCTACGAGTTTAAGACATGGTTAATCGCCATTTCTAAAAATTTACATGTAGACCTAATCCGAAAAAGCAAAAAAAACGTTCTTCAAAGTAGTGATGGCAGTAATAATGAAGCCATAAAAAAGGTGTTGGACGACGCCCCCTCCCCTGAAGACAGTCTTATTACGGAACAAAATTTAGTCGCCCTATTAGGCTATATAAAAAAACTTAAACCCCATTATCAGGAAGTTATAAATCTCAGGTATTTCCAGGAACTTACCTATGCCGAAATAGCGGAAAAAACAGGGGAGCCCATTAACAACGTAAAGGTTAAGCTTCTAAGGGCAAAAAAGCTGTTGGCAGAAATCATAAAAAATCAGAATTAG
- a CDS encoding membrane or secreted protein — translation MKLLFLTIGLLALAFAGIALKIWSKKDGKFAGTCASQSPFLNKDGEACGYCGKLPTEQDCKEDSITS, via the coding sequence ATGAAATTATTATTTTTAACCATAGGCTTGTTGGCACTTGCCTTTGCAGGTATTGCATTAAAGATATGGTCCAAAAAGGATGGTAAATTTGCAGGAACCTGCGCAAGCCAAAGTCCATTTTTAAACAAAGATGGGGAAGCATGTGGTTATTGCGGAAAATTACCGACAGAACAGGACTGCAAAGAAGACAGTATTACCTCATAG
- a CDS encoding anti-sigma factor domain-containing protein, whose amino-acid sequence MKDKIKIFLDSDLIEQYLLGATSQEETLQVERYIALYPEVRKTYIELQENLEIYAKMHAVKTPDGLKDKILNKVKSENKGLKKFYLYAVAASFTALIFAGSSYTFWTQNQNLQEENVIVNNKIQNLEENMRLQLEDVRNQFIVLHNPKTKRLTVKGNNKAKDLKAVAYINPVKKLSYINVSKLPNLPENQCYQMWAEVNGEMLNLGIIQEATNSEKLMALPYGENAMGYITIEPTGGNNSPTVENIVANIRY is encoded by the coding sequence ATGAAAGACAAAATAAAAATATTTTTAGATTCGGACCTAATAGAACAATACCTATTAGGTGCCACCTCACAAGAGGAGACATTGCAGGTAGAGCGCTATATTGCCCTCTATCCTGAAGTAAGAAAAACGTATATTGAACTTCAAGAAAACCTTGAGATCTATGCTAAAATGCACGCCGTTAAAACACCCGATGGTTTAAAGGATAAAATTTTAAACAAGGTGAAATCTGAGAACAAAGGGCTTAAAAAGTTTTATTTGTACGCCGTTGCTGCAAGTTTTACTGCCTTGATCTTTGCCGGGTCTTCCTATACCTTTTGGACTCAAAACCAAAACTTGCAGGAAGAAAATGTTATTGTCAACAATAAGATCCAAAATCTGGAAGAAAATATGCGGTTACAGTTGGAGGATGTGCGCAACCAGTTTATAGTGCTCCACAATCCAAAAACAAAACGGCTTACCGTAAAGGGGAACAACAAAGCAAAGGATCTAAAAGCGGTAGCCTATATAAATCCAGTAAAGAAACTATCCTATATCAATGTAAGTAAATTACCTAATTTACCTGAGAACCAATGTTACCAGATGTGGGCAGAGGTGAACGGGGAAATGTTAAATCTGGGTATAATACAGGAAGCCACCAATAGCGAAAAGTTAATGGCACTTCCGTACGGTGAAAATGCGATGGGATATATAACCATAGAGCCTACAGGCGGCAACAATTCCCCTACTGTAGAGAATATAGTAGCCAATATCCGATACTAG
- a CDS encoding RNA polymerase sigma factor: protein MSILLENHIVELLLERDDKAMSLLYEHYGDTLLGVAFKVVRNEELAQDVLQESFLKIWKKSDTYDPSKAKLFTWLFRITRNTAIDKLRSVNTKSDKEIQMDVSDVYKLGTEGLNPELMDIQDNLDKIDSKYQIVLDALFFQGMTQQEASDELNIPLGTIKSRLKIGLREMKKIYGSTLLLATLLHFI, encoded by the coding sequence ATGAGTATCTTATTAGAAAATCATATTGTAGAACTTCTTTTAGAACGGGATGACAAAGCCATGTCATTACTGTACGAACACTATGGGGATACTCTGCTAGGAGTTGCCTTTAAAGTAGTAAGAAACGAAGAGTTGGCACAAGATGTACTGCAGGAAAGTTTTCTAAAAATATGGAAGAAATCGGATACTTACGATCCCAGCAAGGCTAAATTATTTACCTGGTTATTTAGGATTACTCGAAATACAGCCATTGACAAATTAAGAAGTGTAAATACCAAATCAGACAAAGAGATCCAAATGGACGTTTCGGACGTATATAAGCTAGGAACTGAAGGATTAAACCCAGAATTAATGGACATTCAGGACAATTTGGATAAAATTGATAGTAAATACCAAATAGTTTTAGATGCACTATTTTTTCAAGGAATGACCCAACAGGAGGCAAGTGATGAATTGAACATACCCCTAGGCACTATTAAATCCCGGCTAAAGATCGGACTACGGGAAATGAAAAAAATATATGGCTCAACACTTCTACTTGCCACTTTATTACATTTTATTTAA